In Xanthomonas fragariae, the genomic window AAGGCAGCGCTCATCGCAGTGAAGCGCTCGCTCCACAGCGTCAGGCGCTGGGTGTCGCGCGCTTCCAATGCAGCCTGCAAGTCGGTGTGCGATTGCTGCAAGGTGCCGACCAAGGCCGCGGCGTGCGTATCGAAGCTGGCGGTTGCCGCAGCGAGCGCGCGTTGGTGCTGGCTCGCCAATGCCGCGCTGGCCTGTTGCTGCTGTGCCAGCGCCACACTCCATGCGCTGGCGGTGTCGTTGCCGGACTGATCCATGCGCTTGGACACCGCATCGACCAACGCGGCCGAACGTGCGTCGAAGGTGCTGGCGAACTGGGTGAGCGTGCCCTGCAACTCTTGCGTGAGTGCGTGATTGGCGCGTTGTTGCTCGGCCACGGCCGCAGCCCAGGCGGCTGCCGCAGCAGCCGTGCTGGCTTGGAAACCGGTGCTCAGGCCAACGAGTTGTTGCTGCACGGCCTGGTGCAGACCGTCCTGCACGGCGGTGGTCTGCTGGGCCAGTTGCTCCAGCGTTGCATGCAACTGCGTGCTGAGCGATTGGGTTGTGCGTTGCTGCTCGGCAAGCACCGCTGCCCAGTTGTCGGCGGTGGCGGCATTGCTGCGTGCAAAGCCATCACTGAGCGCGTTCAACTGCTGCTGCACGGCCGTGCTCACGCCATCCTGCAATGCAGTGGTTTGCTGGGCGATCTGTTCCAGTGTGGTCTGTAGCTGCGCGTTGTGCGTTTGCTGCGCGCGTTCTTGTGCGGCAAGCGCGGTGCTCCAGTGCTCGGCCGCGTTGCTGGCGCTGTGTTGAAAGCCGCTGGTAATGCCATCGAGCTGTTGCTGCACGGCCTGGGTCACACGCTCATGCAAGGCCGCGGTGTCGCGCGCGATGCTGGCCATTGTGGCTTCCATCGCTGGCTGCAACGCCGCACCTACGGCGCGTGCGCTTTCTGCAACGCCGGCCTGCAGCGATTGCTCCATCGAGGTGGCAAGGCGTGCATACGCCGCCTCGCTGTTGGCGTAAAACTCGGCTTGCTGTGCGGCAAGACGTGCGTCGGCCGCAATGCTCTGCTGCTCAATGTTGCTCATCAGCGCTTGCAGACGATCGATCAACGCCGGCATCAGGGCGCTCTGCTGCTGTTGCAGCTTGAAGGCCTCGCTACGCTGGTGCGCATCTGAATGCGGATGCAGTTCGGATGCGATCTTCAGATCCAGCCGCTGCATCGTCTGCAGGCGCTCGCGCCGGCACAGTGCCGATAACAGCCCCAGCATGGCCGATGTCGCAACACCGGCAATCGAGGTGCCAAACGCGAAGGCCAGGCCTTCCACTGGCGCCGCCAGCGAACCACGAATGGCCTGCAGGTCGGTGGCGCTTTGCAGCGCAACGCCGGTGCCCTTGAGCGTGGCCATCATGCCGAGCAAGGTGCCGAGCATGCCGAGCAATACCAGCAACCCGACCAGGTATGGCGTCAGCACCGGTGCCGGCAACGCGACGCGCTCGCCCTTGATGCGCAGGCGCACCGCATTGCGCAAGCTCGGATGCAGGCGTTCCAGCCATTGGCTCAACGCCGATGGCGCGGTGGTCAGCGCGGTGACCGCATCTTCCAACGTCGCACTGGCCTGGCGATAGCGGTGCAGCTCCAATGCACCGGTCGCATAACAGGCGCCAATCACCGCTGCGACGCAGGCGCCCAGCGGATTGGAGCCGAGATAACCGATGCCGACCCAGTAAACCGCCCACAGGCCGACGAGAAACACGCATACGTGTACAAGAGTTCTGAACATGACGTCCCAGTTAGCGGGTACGAAGCGCTGCAAGCAGGCCTTCGATCGGGTGAAAACGAACATCCAGTTCGGCGAGCAACACGCTCTGCACGTCTTTGCGAAAGACATCTAGCCAGCCATCGGACACCGGGCGCGGTGCGGCATCGCGGTCGGTTGACGGGCTGGACGCGTACGCGGCATCGCGTAGGCGCTCGAAGTGCGCGCCGAGCAGGTTCGGCACGGTGTTCAACAGGGTCTGCTCGTGTGGGCTCAAGGTCAGCTCCATTACCGCATCCACTTCGGCCAGCCGCGCCATGTCGCTGGACACCAGCGCCAGCAGGTCGCGCAGACGACCACGCAGATCGCCGGTAGCGGTGCGCATGCCGCGTTGCATGGTCAGGTAGTGCTGCCGGAATGGAGCGTAGTCGAGCACGGGTGTGGGCGCATCGGCCTGGGCTGCGGTGCGTGCATCGTCACGCGCGCGCGCGACCACTGCGTCCAGATCGGCCACGCTGCTGGTCGCCAGCGCAGTGCGTACGCGCGTGCAGGCTTCGACATCGAGCGGGCGCGGCTCGGGCAGGTCATCAGTATCGGGCAGCTTGCCATCCAGTGCCTTGGACACCGCGACCGCGCGCGTCCAGTCGATCCACTGGCTCAGCCGATCGGCCAGCGCATGATTGGACTGTGCGAGGTGGGCATCGCTGAGGCGAGCAAGCAGGCGAATGAACGCCGGGCCCGACAGGGACGCCCGTGGAGAAACTTTCGCCATTCTTCCGGTCAAAGACCGCGCATTTTACACGGGAATGTGTGCGCTTCGGCGCTTTGCATGGCGCCTGCGGGTCTGCCGGGCAGGCCGGATCTGGCAGCATTCAGCCTGCCTGATGTGGTGTGTTGCGGGGGATTTCGGTCTCTGATGGCGTGATGTCGGGTGTGAGTAACGCCGGGGTAGACCTCCAACCGCAGTCTGCATCCGACCCTGCACGAGCGCCAACCTCACGGGGCGCCTGCTTGGCCACGGGCACTCACAGCGGCGAGCGATCCACCACCCTGGCAAAAGGGCTTGGCGCAATCGATCTCGCGCAGTTGCTGTCACCAGCGATTGCACTGCGTGCTGGCAACGCCAGCGTGCATGCCGAACACGGCCGCTTGCCGTACGTGAGGATGGCCGTGGCTGAGTTCACTCGATCTTGCCGCGGAATTCACGCACATCTGCCGTCCCTGTTTTTATCGTCGATGCGTCGATGGCAGCGCATGGTTCCGGTGATCACGCACTGCCCGTCGGGGCGCCGTCGGCGATGCGCTGGGCAAGCTGGATCGGTCTTGCCTGACGCGCGTCGCTCGGCATTGCAGAGGCGGGCCAACAACCGTGCAGGATGCAAGTGATCCGGCACCACGTCGAGGAGCTTGGTCGTGAACGAACAAACAGCTTGCGTGCGTCTGCATGTCGTCGGTGGTCCGCAGGACGGGCAGATGCTGTGTGCATCGTCGCCGCCACAGTTGGCGATCCCCGAGGGCTACCAAATCGCGCCCTGGCCCGGCGAACAAGCCGGCATCCACTGGCA contains:
- a CDS encoding DUF802 domain-containing protein — translated: MFRTLVHVCVFLVGLWAVYWVGIGYLGSNPLGACVAAVIGACYATGALELHRYRQASATLEDAVTALTTAPSALSQWLERLHPSLRNAVRLRIKGERVALPAPVLTPYLVGLLVLLGMLGTLLGMMATLKGTGVALQSATDLQAIRGSLAAPVEGLAFAFGTSIAGVATSAMLGLLSALCRRERLQTMQRLDLKIASELHPHSDAHQRSEAFKLQQQQSALMPALIDRLQALMSNIEQQSIAADARLAAQQAEFYANSEAAYARLATSMEQSLQAGVAESARAVGAALQPAMEATMASIARDTAALHERVTQAVQQQLDGITSGFQHSASNAAEHWSTALAAQERAQQTHNAQLQTTLEQIAQQTTALQDGVSTAVQQQLNALSDGFARSNAATADNWAAVLAEQQRTTQSLSTQLHATLEQLAQQTTAVQDGLHQAVQQQLVGLSTGFQASTAAAAAAWAAAVAEQQRANHALTQELQGTLTQFASTFDARSAALVDAVSKRMDQSGNDTASAWSVALAQQQQASAALASQHQRALAAATASFDTHAAALVGTLQQSHTDLQAALEARDTQRLTLWSERFTAMSAALTAQWEQTDERVTQQQQAICNTLSITASELSTQAHAQASAAITEVARLMQIASEAPKAAADVVAELRQNLSESMARDTAMLEEHSRLLATLDTLLNAVNHASTEQREAVDALVTTSADLLQRVGSQLTEQIGSETGKLGAVAAHVSGSAVEVASLGDAFGMAVQVFSGATGELNERLQHVAAALDASLARSDDQLAYYVAQAREVVDLSMLSQKQIIEELRQLDRGRSDTGEAQTA
- a CDS encoding DUF3348 domain-containing protein, whose protein sequence is MAKVSPRASLSGPAFIRLLARLSDAHLAQSNHALADRLSQWIDWTRAVAVSKALDGKLPDTDDLPEPRPLDVEACTRVRTALATSSVADLDAVVARARDDARTAAQADAPTPVLDYAPFRQHYLTMQRGMRTATGDLRGRLRDLLALVSSDMARLAEVDAVMELTLSPHEQTLLNTVPNLLGAHFERLRDAAYASSPSTDRDAAPRPVSDGWLDVFRKDVQSVLLAELDVRFHPIEGLLAALRTR